The region CGGGGCTGGCGGAGGCGTAATAGCTGACGCCGCCCGCGCACACCAGGGCGGCGGCGAGCCCGGCGAGCCAGACGCGGCGGGCGGAGCGGCGCGGGGTGGCGGGGGCCGGGGCGACGGGGGCGGGGGCCGGTACGGGCTCGTCGGCGGGGGCGGCGAGCGGCGAGGTCCGCAGCTCCAGCGGCTGAGCCAGGCCGCGTGCGCCGTACACCAGGTCGGGACGCACGGCGATCACCGCGCCGACCGTCAGAGCGGTGATCGCCGCCTCGCCGATCCCGATGAGGACGTGGACGCCCACCATGGCGGTGAAGACCTTGCCGATCGGTACGTCCGCGGTCCCGCCGAGCGCGTAGATCGCGGTGAAGGCCACCGCGGCGGCCGGCACCGACAGCAGCGCGGCGACGAACGAGGCCACGGTGATCGAGCGGCGCCGCCGGGGCAGCACCTTCACCAGCCCGCGGAACAGGGCGTACGCGACCACGGTCGTCACGATCGCCATATCGGTGATGTTGACGCCCAGCGCGGTCAGCCCGCCGTCGGCGAAGAGCACGCCCTGCATCAGCAGCACGACGGAGACGCACAGCACGCCGGTGTACGGGCCGACGAGTATCGCGGCCAGCGCACCGCCCAGCAGATGCCCGCTGGTGCCCGCCGCGACCGGGAAGTTCAGCA is a window of Streptomyces caniferus DNA encoding:
- a CDS encoding energy-coupling factor ABC transporter permease codes for the protein MHVPDGFINAPVSAATGAVAAVAVAVSLRGARRELAGAGAGGAAGAERTAPLAGLVAAFIFAVQMLNFPVAAGTSGHLLGGALAAILVGPYTGVLCVSVVLLMQGVLFADGGLTALGVNITDMAIVTTVVAYALFRGLVKVLPRRRRSITVASFVAALLSVPAAAVAFTAIYALGGTADVPIGKVFTAMVGVHVLIGIGEAAITALTVGAVIAVRPDLVYGARGLAQPLELRTSPLAAPADEPVPAPAPVAPAPATPRRSARRVWLAGLAAALVCAGGVSYYASASPDGLEKVAHDQGIDAKAEDHAAKDSPLADYSVKDITDPRLAGGLAGVIGVGATLAVGTGVFVVLRRRRNAGSGERPDAGAQRPSENV